The Garra rufa chromosome 8, GarRuf1.0, whole genome shotgun sequence genome has a segment encoding these proteins:
- the LOC141340091 gene encoding serine/threonine-protein kinase pim-3-like, whose protein sequence is MTDFGERRASSGRSRSRSAAFTQTAAQDVERRGSGDGTQEPLTNPNQTLSQELPGYIAPLPSELAVSVSTDQPHRKRKWQSGSQEDERPSTSYRRAAKRSRREAYVKGPLLGRGGFGSVYAGTRRSDGLPVAIKYVSKSRTPERLKVEGQGRLPLEVALMTLVNSAPACPNVLQLLDWFDRRRRYTMILERPDPCQDLETFCEENGPLDESLAKKVLLQLITALKHCESRGVLHRDVKPENLLISTESHDIKLLDFGCGDRLKRSAYKYFAGTLQFAPPEWFRRHRYHAGPATVWSVGVTLYNILCGCFPFRGSLRVTSKSRLHFPRELSTGKRQKSRPDPECRQLIGWCLSAAPSDRPTLDHIENHPWVSRSDTGSAEYSFLITYRKSRGSWANGRHKMRGFDLLLQSVRGSVWMLEELTGQKSASLM, encoded by the exons ATGACTGACTTTGGTGAAAGACGAG CATCCTCAGGCCGCTCCAGATCCAGGAGTGCTGCTTTCACCCAGACGGCTGCTCAGGATGTTGAGAGACGTGGCTCTGGTGATGGCACTCAGGAACCACTGACAAACCCAAACCAGACACTGAGCCAAGAGCTGCCTGGATATATTGCACCTCTGCCTTCCGAGTTGGCCGTTTCTGTGTCCACAGATCAGCCTCACAGGAAGAGGAAGTGGCAGAGCGGCAGCCAGGAGGATGAGCGTCCGTCCACCTCATACAGAAGAGCAGCCAAACGCTCCCGCAGAG AAGCGTACGTGAAGGGCCCATTGCTGGGGCGAGGTGGATTCGGCTCTGTGTATGCTGGGACCCGCAGGTCCGATGGACTGCCA GTTGCCATCAAGTACGTCTCTAAAAGCAGGACACCAGAGAGACTGAAAGTT GAAGGTCAGGGTCGGCTGCCGCTGGAGGTGGCGCTGATGACCCTGGTCAATTCGGCTCCTGCCTGCCCCAACGTCCTGCAGCTGCTGGACTGGTTTGACCGTCGCCGACGCTACACCATGATCCTGGAGCGTCCGGATCCTTGCCAAGATCTGGAGACTTTCTGTGAGGAGAACGGACCTCTAGATGAGAGTCTGGCCAAGAAAGTCCTGCTGCAGCTGATCACGGCGCTCAAACACTGCGAGAGCCGCGGAGTCCTGCACCGGGACGTCAAACCAGAGAACCTGCTGATCTCCACAGAGTCACACGACATCAAGCTGCTGGACTTCGGTTGTGGAGATCGGCTAAAACGCTCGGCCTACAAATACTTTGCAG GCACTCTTCAATTCGCCCCTCCTGAGTGGTTTCGGCGGCACCGCTATCACGCAGGACCGGCTACGGTTTGGTCAGTGGGGGTGACGCTCTACAACATCCTGTGCGGCTGTTTCCCCTTCAGAGGCTCGTTGAGGGTCACCTCCAAAAGCAGACTGCACTTCCCTAGAGAGCTGTCTACAGGCAAGAGACAGAAATCACGTCCAGATCCAG AGTGCCGTCAGTTGATTGGCTGGTGTCTCAGTGCAGCGCCATCAGATCGGCCCACTTTAGACCACATTGAGAACCACCCCTG GGTGAGCAGGAGTGACACAGGAAGTGCAGAGTACAGCTTCCTGATCACCTACAGAAAGAGCAGAGGATCATGGGCCAATGGCCGACACAAAATGAGGGGTTTTGATCTTCTGCTCCAGTCTGTGAGGGGCTCTGTATGGATGCTGGAGGAGCTGACAGGCCAAAAATCAGCTAGTCTGATGTAG